In the genome of Sorangium aterium, one region contains:
- the tsaB gene encoding tRNA (adenosine(37)-N6)-threonylcarbamoyltransferase complex dimerization subunit type 1 TsaB, producing MKLLALSTSTPRGSAALFEAADVDLHAEAAALRGGALSAAGVAAAPAAGARLLAATSYADVHGHAERIFGAVDEVLAAAGIPAAAVQALGCDVGPGSFTGVRVAVAAAKGVALALDVPIAGVTSLEAMAAAAFAAGAASPGDLLVPLIDAKKGEVFLAAFDAPSAAPSIPPRHLPRDAAFDVVAELAAGRRIVVVGAVAEEIEALRPLAVRGDALDFPDATWIGRLAIDRLRAAAAGGERGSAEAPHDPALLEPLYVRAPDAKPAELGYTPPR from the coding sequence TTGAAGCTCCTCGCCCTCTCGACCTCGACCCCGCGCGGCAGCGCCGCCCTCTTCGAAGCAGCGGACGTGGACCTGCACGCCGAGGCGGCGGCCCTGCGCGGCGGCGCACTCTCCGCCGCCGGCGTCGCCGCGGCGCCGGCGGCCGGCGCGCGGCTGCTCGCGGCGACGAGCTACGCCGACGTGCACGGGCACGCGGAGCGCATCTTCGGAGCCGTCGACGAGGTGCTCGCTGCGGCAGGCATACCGGCCGCGGCGGTGCAGGCGCTCGGCTGCGACGTGGGGCCTGGCTCGTTCACCGGGGTCCGGGTGGCGGTCGCGGCGGCCAAGGGCGTCGCCCTCGCGCTCGACGTCCCGATCGCCGGCGTCACCTCGCTCGAGGCGATGGCCGCCGCCGCCTTCGCCGCTGGCGCGGCGAGCCCCGGCGATCTGCTGGTCCCGCTGATCGACGCCAAGAAGGGTGAGGTCTTCCTGGCCGCCTTCGACGCGCCCTCGGCGGCGCCTTCGATCCCGCCGCGCCACCTGCCACGCGACGCGGCGTTCGATGTCGTGGCCGAGCTCGCCGCGGGGCGCCGCATCGTCGTCGTCGGCGCCGTCGCCGAGGAGATCGAGGCGCTCCGGCCGCTCGCCGTGCGGGGCGACGCGCTGGATTTCCCCGACGCAACGTGGATCGGACGCCTCGCGATCGACCGGCTCCGGGCGGCCGCCGCGGGCGGCGAGCGCGGGTCAGCGGAGGCCCCGCATGATCCGGCGCTCCTGGAGCCGCTCTATGTGCGCGCGCCGGACGCGAAGCCGGCCGAGCTGGGATACACTCCGCCCCGATGA
- a CDS encoding Crp/Fnr family transcriptional regulator, whose product MISSPEGDGVAPDAEREASSSSDAERAPPPAAAAEPARSRSVPAASHDEPAASSARVEPAESGPDPERLRARFGRPFEAGDVIFREGEPGTESYLLEEGRVRLIKKVRGAERSLMVLKPGDLFGESALLGGAARSSTAIALSRGVALALDQGTLQNLVERNPAVAMRIIKQLVGRLRDAEDQIEIMMLNDTQSKVVNALLKLAQQSRATGSAASFAISPMELSTRVGLDVDTVKRAVQQLREGQYLRVADERLEIPDIEALRRLFGLLGLKDEIRGEQ is encoded by the coding sequence ATGATCAGCTCGCCTGAAGGGGACGGCGTCGCACCCGACGCGGAGCGCGAGGCCTCGAGCTCCAGCGACGCGGAGCGCGCTCCGCCGCCCGCCGCGGCAGCGGAGCCAGCTCGTTCTCGCTCCGTCCCCGCCGCGTCGCACGACGAGCCCGCCGCGTCCTCCGCCCGCGTGGAGCCGGCCGAGTCGGGGCCTGATCCCGAGCGGCTCCGCGCCCGGTTCGGCCGCCCGTTCGAGGCCGGCGACGTCATCTTCCGCGAGGGCGAGCCCGGGACCGAGTCGTACCTCCTCGAGGAAGGGCGGGTCCGGCTCATCAAGAAGGTCCGCGGCGCCGAGCGCAGCCTGATGGTCCTGAAGCCCGGCGATCTGTTCGGCGAATCCGCGCTCCTCGGCGGCGCGGCGCGCTCGTCGACGGCGATCGCGCTGTCCCGCGGGGTCGCGCTCGCGCTCGATCAGGGCACGCTGCAGAACCTCGTCGAGCGCAACCCGGCCGTCGCGATGCGCATCATCAAGCAGCTCGTCGGTCGGCTCCGCGACGCGGAGGACCAGATCGAGATCATGATGCTCAACGACACGCAGTCGAAGGTCGTGAACGCGCTCCTCAAGCTCGCGCAGCAGTCGCGCGCCACCGGCAGCGCCGCCTCGTTCGCGATCTCGCCGATGGAGCTGTCCACCCGCGTCGGCCTCGACGTCGACACGGTGAAGCGCGCCGTCCAGCAGCTCCGGGAGGGCCAGTACCTGCGCGTCGCTGACGAGCGCCTCGAGATCCCCGATATCGAAGCGCTGCGGAGGCTGTTCGGCCTGCTGGGTCTCAAGGACGAGATCCGTGGCGAACAGTGA
- a CDS encoding tetratricopeptide repeat protein, with the protein MTSQRHRTAATRAGCIRGAAAVVSMGSLLSFASLTSFAPLALASCGGAQPSAQTSDARSLAEYDLARDSFQRGRLREALAHVEEALSHDEDNAEASYLGALILLGFCAGDAHSSDCRFDSAEKMARRALEANPEMRDAKNALGVILVHQRRYDEAIAVLKPLTEDILYASPEKSWGNLGWAYLLKGRNDEAIDALRRAVAAQPLFCVGQYRLGLAYEKRGELDLAREALTKAVETDQPECTRLQDAFDARARIAEKRGLVDDARADLERCREIDATTPVGQRCAAQLQTLQ; encoded by the coding sequence ATGACCTCGCAGCGACACAGGACAGCAGCGACCCGCGCGGGGTGCATCCGCGGCGCGGCCGCTGTCGTGTCGATGGGGTCACTGCTGTCGTTTGCGTCGCTTACGTCGTTTGCGCCGCTCGCGCTCGCGTCGTGCGGCGGCGCGCAGCCCTCGGCGCAGACGAGCGACGCGCGGTCGCTCGCGGAGTATGATCTCGCGCGCGACTCGTTCCAGCGCGGTCGCCTGCGCGAGGCGCTGGCGCACGTCGAGGAGGCGCTCTCGCACGACGAGGACAACGCCGAGGCGTCCTACCTCGGCGCGTTGATCCTGCTCGGCTTCTGCGCGGGTGATGCTCACTCCAGCGACTGTCGCTTCGACAGCGCCGAGAAGATGGCGCGGCGTGCCCTCGAGGCGAACCCGGAGATGCGGGACGCGAAGAACGCGCTGGGCGTCATCCTCGTGCATCAGCGGCGCTACGACGAGGCGATCGCGGTGCTCAAGCCGCTGACCGAGGACATCCTGTACGCCTCGCCGGAGAAGTCGTGGGGCAACCTGGGCTGGGCGTACCTGCTCAAGGGCAGGAACGACGAGGCGATCGACGCGCTACGCCGCGCGGTCGCCGCGCAGCCGCTCTTCTGCGTCGGGCAGTACCGGCTCGGGCTGGCCTACGAGAAGCGAGGCGAGCTCGATCTGGCGCGCGAGGCGCTGACGAAGGCGGTCGAGACCGACCAGCCGGAGTGCACGCGGCTGCAGGACGCGTTCGACGCGCGCGCCCGCATCGCCGAGAAGAGGGGGCTCGTGGACGACGCGCGCGCCGATCTCGAGCGGTGCCGGGAGATCGACGCGACGACGCCGGTAGGGCAGCGCTGCGCTGCACAGTTACAGACGTTGCAATAG
- a CDS encoding helix-turn-helix domain-containing protein: MESIGRYLRRTREARAMSVEEVARATRIPVISIERIEADHFDDLPGEVFVRGFLKAYARAVSLPMEEVLARYTASRRIALVTPLPIAAPARRTQSRRFGVAIAFVLLLILFTLALSIVLRPRGHDMPPELSEGTLARASTSLSV, translated from the coding sequence ATGGAGTCGATCGGACGCTACCTGAGACGCACGCGTGAGGCTCGAGCCATGAGCGTGGAGGAAGTCGCCCGCGCCACGCGCATCCCGGTGATCTCCATCGAGCGAATCGAGGCAGATCATTTCGACGACCTGCCTGGCGAGGTGTTCGTTCGCGGGTTTTTGAAGGCGTACGCTCGCGCGGTCTCGCTCCCGATGGAGGAGGTGTTGGCCCGATACACGGCGAGCCGCCGGATCGCGCTGGTGACACCGCTGCCCATCGCGGCGCCCGCGCGCCGCACCCAGAGCAGGCGCTTCGGGGTCGCGATCGCGTTCGTGTTGTTGCTCATCCTCTTCACGCTGGCGCTCAGCATCGTGCTCAGGCCCCGCGGCCACGACATGCCGCCGGAGCTGTCGGAGGGTACCCTCGCGAGGGCGAGTACCTCCCTCTCGGTCTGA
- the recO gene encoding DNA repair protein RecO encodes MPRSVRPRTERLRTGALLVRRVPFGEADLLVGLFTEQGGLISATARGARRSAKRFPALEPMHLLRVTLEIRPGAELAQLTEAAIERPRLRLAGDLGRLEVAGRALRWVREIAPAHTAEHAAWRELNQLLDRLDEVSTPPPQALLAETGLRLLVAFGWGLELTQCVRCGRACDATQSACADPARGGLVCRACGGGPVVLRPEPRERLLAAMLGGAPIPEEDVPLALDLVEGALTAHASGS; translated from the coding sequence ATGCCTCGATCGGTTCGCCCGCGGACGGAGCGCCTCCGGACCGGGGCGCTCCTGGTCCGGCGTGTACCTTTCGGTGAAGCCGATCTCCTGGTCGGGCTCTTCACCGAGCAGGGGGGGCTCATCTCTGCCACGGCGCGCGGCGCGCGCCGCTCGGCCAAGCGCTTCCCGGCGCTCGAGCCGATGCACCTGCTCCGCGTGACCCTGGAGATCCGTCCTGGCGCGGAGCTCGCCCAGCTGACGGAAGCGGCGATCGAGCGCCCGCGCCTGCGCCTCGCGGGGGATCTCGGGCGCCTCGAGGTGGCCGGGCGCGCGCTGCGCTGGGTGCGGGAGATCGCGCCGGCGCACACCGCCGAGCATGCGGCGTGGCGCGAGCTGAACCAGCTGCTCGACCGCCTCGACGAGGTGTCCACGCCTCCTCCCCAGGCGCTGCTGGCGGAGACCGGCCTGCGCCTGCTCGTCGCTTTCGGCTGGGGCCTCGAGCTCACGCAGTGTGTCCGTTGCGGGCGCGCCTGCGACGCGACGCAGTCGGCCTGCGCCGACCCGGCGCGCGGCGGCCTCGTCTGCCGGGCCTGTGGCGGCGGCCCTGTCGTGTTGCGGCCGGAGCCGAGGGAGCGGCTGCTGGCAGCGATGCTCGGCGGCGCGCCGATCCCGGAAGAGGACGTCCCGCTCGCGCTCGACTTAGTAGAGGGCGCGCTCACCGCCCACGCGAGCGGCAGCTGA